In Paracoccaceae bacterium Fryx2, a single genomic region encodes these proteins:
- a CDS encoding M20 aminoacylase family protein: MNILPVIDASTEELLAIFKDLHAHPEIGLEEQRTAAIVAEKLRSFGVDEVHTGLGITGVVGLIYGRGGKNAGGKRVGVRADMDALPIHEQTNLPYSSKNTGKMHACGHDSHTTMLLGAAKHLAATRNFDGTAVMIFQPAEEGLGGARGMLADGLFKRFPCDEIYGMHNSPNGEPGTVGICKGAAMAGAAFFDITVTGKGSHAAMPQQSRDALVIASALVGQLQTIVSRNVAPLDTCVLSVTQIHAGSAYNVVPEVAHLCGTIRYFKDEVYAIAETRMKEICAGFGAAFGAEIKVDLRNVFDVLMNDNDLSDAYMDAARDIVGEEMISRNDEPATGSEDFADMLKVVPGAYCRVGHTGNVPLHNPGFVLGTELLPVGASIMARVVERRLSPPETLVEAAA; the protein is encoded by the coding sequence ATGAATATTCTGCCCGTGATCGATGCCAGCACGGAAGAGCTGCTCGCGATCTTCAAGGACCTGCACGCCCATCCCGAAATCGGGCTGGAAGAGCAGCGCACCGCGGCGATCGTGGCCGAAAAGCTGCGCAGCTTTGGTGTGGATGAGGTCCATACCGGGCTCGGCATCACCGGGGTGGTCGGCCTGATCTATGGGCGCGGCGGCAAGAACGCGGGCGGCAAGCGTGTGGGGGTGCGCGCCGATATGGACGCCCTGCCGATCCACGAGCAGACGAACCTGCCATACTCCTCGAAAAATACCGGAAAGATGCACGCCTGCGGCCATGACAGCCACACGACCATGCTGCTGGGCGCGGCCAAGCATCTGGCGGCCACGCGCAATTTCGATGGCACCGCCGTGATGATCTTCCAACCCGCCGAAGAAGGGTTGGGCGGCGCGCGCGGGATGCTGGCCGATGGCCTGTTCAAGCGTTTCCCCTGCGACGAAATCTATGGGATGCACAACTCGCCCAATGGTGAGCCGGGCACCGTGGGCATCTGCAAGGGGGCCGCGATGGCGGGGGCCGCATTCTTCGACATCACCGTGACGGGCAAGGGCAGCCACGCCGCGATGCCGCAGCAGTCGCGCGATGCGCTCGTCATCGCCTCGGCGCTTGTCGGGCAGCTTCAAACCATCGTCAGCCGCAACGTGGCCCCCTTGGATACCTGCGTGCTGTCGGTGACGCAGATCCACGCAGGCAGCGCCTATAACGTGGTGCCGGAAGTCGCGCATCTGTGCGGCACGATCCGCTATTTCAAGGACGAGGTGTATGCCATCGCGGAAACCCGGATGAAGGAAATCTGCGCCGGTTTCGGTGCCGCCTTCGGGGCCGAGATCAAGGTCGATCTGCGGAACGTCTTTGATGTGCTGATGAACGACAACGATCTCTCGGATGCCTACATGGACGCCGCCCGCGACATCGTCGGCGAAGAGATGATCAGCCGCAACGACGAACCCGCCACCGGGTCTGAGGATTTTGCCGACATGCTCAAGGTCGTGCCCGGTGCCTACTGCCGCGTGGGGCACACCGGCAATGTGCCGCTGCACAATCCTGGTTTCGTTCTGGGAACCGAGCTGCTGCCCGTCGGGGCCTCGATCATGGCGCGGGTGGTGGAACGCCGCCTGTCCCCGCCCGAAACCCTGGTGGAGGCTGCCGCATGA
- a CDS encoding M20/M25/M40 family metallo-hydrolase, with protein sequence MNPLDLTFDADDMVERLRPWIECESPTYDADAVNRMMDLAAYDLTMAGAVVESIPGRMGFGGSVRARFPHPDFGKPGILIAGHMDTVHPMGTLEKLPFRREGDICYGPGIMDMKGGNFVSLEAIKALANAGLQTRLPVTVLFTPDEEVGTPSTRDLIESEAAKNKYVLIPEPAKQDGGAVIGRYAIARFNLRTLGRPSHAGWALADGRSAIAAMAKKILQIEAMTSDDCTFSVGVIHAGQWVNCVSSSCDAQALTMAKTQEDLDRGVAAMMAMQGEENGVSFEVTRGVTRPVWEPDQPGTMAMFDVARDICTELGFELTGASSGGGSDGNFTGFLGIPTLDSIGVRGKGLHTLSEYIEVSSLPERAKLTAALLMRLG encoded by the coding sequence ATGAACCCGCTTGATCTGACCTTTGATGCCGATGACATGGTCGAACGCCTGCGCCCGTGGATCGAATGCGAAAGCCCGACCTATGACGCGGATGCCGTCAACCGAATGATGGACCTCGCCGCTTACGACCTGACCATGGCCGGTGCCGTGGTCGAAAGCATTCCCGGTCGCATGGGCTTTGGTGGCTCCGTGCGCGCACGCTTCCCGCATCCCGATTTTGGCAAGCCCGGCATCCTGATCGCGGGCCATATGGACACGGTTCATCCCATGGGCACGCTGGAAAAACTGCCCTTCAGACGGGAGGGGGACATCTGCTATGGCCCGGGTATCATGGACATGAAGGGCGGCAACTTCGTCAGCCTTGAGGCGATCAAAGCGCTGGCGAATGCGGGATTGCAGACACGCCTTCCGGTCACGGTGCTCTTTACCCCGGACGAGGAGGTCGGAACCCCTTCCACCCGTGACCTGATCGAATCCGAGGCCGCCAAAAACAAATACGTCCTGATCCCGGAACCTGCCAAACAAGATGGCGGTGCCGTGATCGGCCGCTATGCGATTGCCCGGTTCAACCTGCGGACTTTGGGCCGTCCCAGCCATGCCGGATGGGCACTGGCCGACGGCCGGTCCGCGATTGCGGCCATGGCGAAAAAAATCCTGCAGATCGAGGCGATGACCAGTGACGATTGCACCTTCTCGGTCGGGGTGATCCATGCGGGGCAATGGGTGAACTGCGTGTCCTCAAGCTGCGACGCGCAGGCCCTGACCATGGCCAAGACGCAAGAGGACCTTGATCGCGGTGTCGCCGCGATGATGGCCATGCAAGGCGAAGAAAACGGCGTCAGTTTTGAAGTGACTCGCGGCGTGACCCGGCCAGTATGGGAGCCGGACCAGCCCGGCACGATGGCAATGTTCGACGTCGCCAGGGACATCTGCACCGAACTGGGCTTTGAGCTGACGGGTGCCAGCTCGGGCGGTGGGTCGGATGGCAATTTCACCGGCTTCCTGGGCATCCCCACGCTCGATTCCATCGGAGTGCGCGGCAAGGGACTGCATACGCTGAGCGAATATATCGAGGTGTCCAGTTTGCCCGAACGTGCCAAGTTGACAGCGGCGCTGTTGATGCGGCTGGGATAG
- a CDS encoding FAD-binding oxidoreductase, whose amino-acid sequence MIENEKPYIAQSLWTATANLAPACPALTGAQETEVAVIGGGFTGLSAALHLAEAGVAVTLLEAEMPGWGASGRNGGQVNPGLKEDPDAIDAKFGADLGGRMVRLSGGAGDFVFDLIRRLGIDCAAQQPGWIQPVHNDEALATVSRRVSQWQRRGAPLRLLSKRETADLVGTDAYLGGMIDPRGGNLHPLNYALGLAWAAKKAGAQLHGHSPALRMQQVDATHVIHTPNGRLSAKTVLVCTNGYSGPFAPRIARSLVPIRSVQVATAPLSDNIRKSILPGGHSASDSRRLLLYFRLDPQGRFVMGGRGDYTEGGTEKQFSLLREASRRLFPQLSEAEWTFKWGGFVAMTADHYPHLMRIGDGVWGAAGYNGRGVAMASVLGKLLADLAQGVPEAGVDFPVSPVREIPFHFLRKPVVAATVAWSRWRDG is encoded by the coding sequence ATGATCGAGAACGAAAAGCCCTATATCGCCCAGTCCCTTTGGACGGCGACCGCCAACCTGGCCCCGGCCTGCCCTGCTCTGACGGGTGCCCAGGAGACGGAGGTCGCGGTGATCGGCGGCGGGTTCACCGGCCTCTCGGCGGCGCTACATCTGGCCGAGGCCGGCGTTGCCGTCACCCTGCTGGAGGCGGAGATGCCCGGCTGGGGCGCTTCGGGGCGCAACGGCGGTCAGGTGAACCCCGGCCTGAAGGAAGACCCGGATGCCATCGATGCGAAGTTCGGCGCCGATCTGGGCGGTCGCATGGTGCGGCTGTCGGGCGGCGCGGGGGATTTCGTCTTCGACCTGATCCGGCGGCTAGGGATCGACTGCGCCGCACAGCAGCCGGGATGGATCCAGCCGGTCCACAACGACGAGGCGCTGGCCACGGTCAGCAGGCGTGTCTCGCAATGGCAGCGGCGCGGCGCTCCCCTGCGACTGCTCTCAAAGCGCGAGACCGCAGACCTTGTCGGCACCGACGCCTATCTCGGCGGGATGATCGACCCGCGCGGCGGCAACCTGCATCCGCTGAACTACGCGCTCGGCCTTGCCTGGGCAGCCAAGAAGGCCGGGGCGCAGCTGCATGGTCATAGCCCCGCGCTCCGCATGCAGCAGGTGGACGCGACCCATGTGATCCACACCCCGAACGGCAGGCTGAGCGCCAAGACGGTGCTGGTCTGCACCAACGGCTATTCCGGCCCCTTCGCCCCCCGGATCGCCCGCAGTCTCGTGCCGATCCGTTCGGTGCAGGTGGCCACCGCCCCACTCAGCGACAACATTCGCAAGTCAATCCTGCCCGGCGGTCATTCGGCCTCCGACAGCCGTCGGCTCCTGCTCTACTTCCGTCTCGACCCTCAGGGGCGTTTCGTCATGGGCGGGCGCGGCGACTACACCGAGGGCGGGACGGAAAAACAGTTCTCGCTGCTCCGGGAAGCGAGCCGGCGGCTGTTCCCGCAGCTCTCCGAGGCGGAATGGACCTTCAAATGGGGCGGGTTCGTTGCGATGACCGCGGACCACTACCCCCATCTCATGCGTATCGGGGACGGGGTCTGGGGGGCGGCCGGCTACAATGGCCGGGGCGTCGCCATGGCCTCCGTGCTGGGCAAGCTGCTGGCGGACCTGGCCCAGGGCGTTCCCGAGGCTGGCGTGGACTTCCCGGTCTCGCCCGTCAGGGAGATCCCATTCCATTTCCTGCGCAAGCCCGTGGTGGCCGCGACAGTTGCTTGGTCTCGCTGGCGGGACGGCTGA
- a CDS encoding helix-turn-helix domain-containing protein, which produces MSETATESDASLIGARMRRRRQVRGLSLKDVSARAEVSIGLLSQIERGITMPSVRSLGAICQALEMPVSWLFEQNTRDHDPVVVRTHQRRILDLGAKGMRKELMTPDEVTGIQMMRLVIRPGGSTGETPYHHETGAKCGTVLSGVLGLEVDGALFEIAEGDSFAFPATALIRFWCVGSIDTVALWVVTPAVY; this is translated from the coding sequence ATGAGCGAAACGGCCACGGAGAGCGATGCATCCCTGATCGGTGCCCGGATGCGCCGCCGGCGACAGGTACGCGGCCTCTCGCTGAAGGACGTCTCGGCCCGGGCCGAAGTCTCCATCGGGCTGCTCAGCCAGATCGAGCGCGGCATCACGATGCCGTCTGTCCGCTCGCTCGGCGCGATCTGCCAGGCGCTGGAGATGCCCGTCAGCTGGCTCTTCGAGCAGAACACCCGCGACCACGATCCGGTCGTGGTCCGCACCCACCAGCGCCGCATCCTCGATCTCGGGGCCAAGGGAATGCGCAAGGAGCTGATGACCCCCGACGAGGTCACCGGCATCCAGATGATGCGGCTGGTGATCCGGCCCGGAGGCTCCACCGGGGAGACGCCTTACCACCACGAGACCGGGGCGAAATGCGGAACGGTGCTGTCCGGCGTTCTGGGGCTCGAGGTGGACGGCGCACTCTTCGAGATCGCCGAGGGCGACTCCTTTGCCTTCCCGGCAACGGCGCTGATCCGGTTCTGGTGTGTGGGCAGCATCGATACCGTTGCCTTGTGGGTCGTGACCCCGGCCGTCTATTGA
- a CDS encoding ABC transporter substrate-binding protein: protein MKLVLLMKRSLAPAILATMLGSAAMGQTTYAVGSTPSGVPFTFLDVATNQIDGVMVDIIEAVGEAEGFTPEVMATQWSALIPSLTSNKIDIIAAAMYATEERAKVVAFSDTVYSYGEGLFVAASDETAYKGLEDLKGKTVGVQVGTAYVTPLQETGFFSEVRVYDTIADIMRDVSLGRIDGGFGDRPIVAYQLSKGASAEVRLVPEYESTIMGDVAIAVRQDDPELLAKINSGLAKVKESGMLDEIVKKWGIE, encoded by the coding sequence ATGAAACTCGTCCTGTTGATGAAGCGCAGCTTGGCGCCTGCGATCCTGGCCACGATGCTTGGAAGCGCGGCCATGGGCCAGACCACCTATGCCGTCGGCTCCACGCCCTCGGGCGTGCCCTTCACCTTCCTTGATGTGGCCACCAACCAGATCGACGGCGTGATGGTGGACATCATCGAAGCCGTGGGCGAGGCCGAAGGCTTCACCCCGGAGGTGATGGCGACGCAGTGGAGCGCGCTGATCCCGTCGCTGACCAGCAACAAGATCGATATCATCGCCGCCGCGATGTATGCGACCGAAGAGCGTGCCAAGGTGGTGGCCTTCAGCGACACCGTCTATTCCTACGGCGAGGGCCTGTTCGTCGCGGCCTCCGACGAGACGGCCTACAAGGGCCTCGAGGACCTGAAGGGCAAGACCGTCGGGGTTCAGGTGGGCACGGCCTATGTCACCCCGCTGCAGGAGACCGGCTTCTTCTCCGAAGTGAGGGTCTACGACACCATCGCCGACATCATGCGCGACGTCTCGCTCGGCCGGATCGACGGCGGGTTCGGCGACCGGCCGATCGTCGCCTACCAGCTCTCCAAGGGCGCGTCGGCAGAGGTGCGGCTGGTGCCCGAGTATGAATCGACGATCATGGGCGATGTCGCCATCGCCGTGCGTCAGGACGATCCGGAGCTTCTGGCGAAGATCAACAGCGGTCTGGCGAAGGTGAAGGAGTCCGGCATGCTGGACGAGATCGTGAAGAAATGGGGCATCGAATAA
- a CDS encoding amino acid ABC transporter permease: MIDFFTRAESYLPVLMEGVWLTLLVTVLSLLLSTVLGLFWALLSRSKSAILRGISTTFITVIRGIPIIVQLFYIYFVLPGIGINLTALQAGIIGIGVAYSAYQAENFRAGIEAVDKGQIEAAQSIGMNDALVMRRVILPQAFKISLPPFGNTMIMMLKDSSLVSTITVAELTRQGQLIAASTFDNMTVFTLVALIYLAMALPLTFFARWLEKRYRKA; encoded by the coding sequence ATGATCGACTTTTTCACCAGAGCTGAATCCTATCTGCCGGTGCTGATGGAGGGCGTCTGGCTGACCCTGCTCGTCACGGTCCTGTCGCTGCTCCTCAGCACGGTTCTGGGGCTGTTCTGGGCCTTGCTCAGCCGGTCGAAAAGCGCGATCCTGCGCGGCATCAGCACCACCTTCATCACCGTGATCCGCGGCATCCCGATCATCGTGCAGCTTTTCTACATCTACTTCGTGCTTCCCGGGATCGGCATCAACCTGACCGCGCTGCAGGCCGGGATCATCGGCATCGGCGTGGCCTACTCCGCCTATCAGGCCGAAAACTTCCGCGCCGGGATCGAGGCGGTCGACAAGGGCCAGATCGAGGCGGCGCAGTCGATCGGGATGAACGATGCCCTCGTGATGCGGCGGGTCATCCTGCCCCAGGCGTTCAAGATCTCGCTGCCGCCCTTCGGCAATACCATGATCATGATGCTGAAGGACTCCTCCCTCGTCTCGACGATCACGGTGGCGGAGCTGACGCGTCAGGGCCAACTGATCGCCGCCTCGACCTTCGACAACATGACGGTCTTCACCTTGGTCGCGCTGATCTATCTGGCGATGGCGCTGCCTCTCACCTTCTTCGCCCGCTGGCTCGAGAAGAGATACAGGAAAGCATGA
- a CDS encoding amino acid ABC transporter ATP-binding protein, whose product MITVQDIHKSYGIIEVIKGVSFDVKMGEVVCIIGPSGSGKSTILRCINGLETHQMGEIRIDGDLVDPADRSIIGIRQKVSMVFQRFNLFPHRTVLENVMEGPVHVKHMRRSEARNLAAEYLTKVGLEAKLDTYPDKLSGGQQQRVAIARALAMQPEAILFDEPTSALDPELVGEVLKVMRDVALEGMTMVVVTHEMGFAREVADRVLFLEGGRIVEQGPPEEILRAPKEARTQDFLHRVINPLD is encoded by the coding sequence ATGATCACCGTTCAGGACATCCACAAGTCATACGGCATCATCGAGGTCATCAAGGGGGTGAGCTTCGACGTGAAGATGGGCGAGGTGGTCTGCATTATCGGTCCGTCCGGTTCGGGCAAGTCGACCATCCTGCGCTGCATCAACGGGCTGGAGACCCATCAGATGGGCGAGATAAGGATCGACGGCGATCTCGTCGATCCTGCGGACAGGTCGATCATCGGCATCCGCCAGAAGGTGTCGATGGTGTTCCAGCGGTTCAACTTGTTCCCGCACCGCACCGTGCTTGAGAACGTGATGGAGGGGCCGGTCCATGTGAAGCACATGCGCCGCAGCGAGGCGCGCAATCTGGCCGCGGAATACCTGACCAAGGTCGGCCTCGAGGCGAAGCTGGACACCTATCCCGACAAGCTGTCCGGCGGCCAGCAGCAGCGCGTGGCCATCGCCCGCGCGCTGGCGATGCAGCCCGAGGCGATCCTGTTCGACGAGCCTACCTCGGCGCTCGATCCCGAACTGGTGGGCGAAGTGCTGAAGGTCATGCGCGATGTCGCTCTGGAGGGGATGACCATGGTTGTGGTGACGCACGAGATGGGATTTGCGCGGGAGGTGGCGGATCGGGTGCTGTTTCTGGAAGGCGGCCGGATCGTCGAGCAGGGCCCGCCCGAGGAGATCCTGCGCGCGCCGAAGGAAGCCCGGACCCAGGACTTCCTGCACCGGGTGATCAATCCCCTCGACTAG
- a CDS encoding IS30 family transposase codes for MDRRSKHLSSEERGVILAEHNRGSSQQAIGMLLDRSASTICRELVRGRQDDGTYCPQLARLVYDVRRTRCRRARKLIEGDATHRFVHSHLVHRRWSPEQIAHRLRLMHPDDPAARVSHETIYAAIYAQPRGGLKAAMIEALRQAKPVRGRRRTTLAGSAMVPETLRIINRPEEIEARLVPGHWEGDLIKGAFNRSSVGTLVERKTRFVVLCKMNGNGAEAVLDSFTRQMKRLPAALRKSMTYDRGSEMACHPELARRLKIDIWFCDPHAPWQRGSNENTNGLLRQFMPKGTDLSDASQTWLNDVAALMNNRPRKTLGWKTPAEAMAEEMAAFNEAVALAI; via the coding sequence ATGGACAGACGAAGCAAGCACCTCAGCAGCGAGGAACGTGGCGTGATACTCGCCGAACATAACCGGGGCAGCAGCCAGCAGGCGATCGGGATGCTTCTTGACCGGTCGGCGAGCACGATTTGCCGGGAACTGGTGCGGGGTCGTCAGGACGATGGCACCTATTGCCCTCAATTGGCGCGGCTGGTTTACGACGTTCGCCGGACGCGATGTCGGCGCGCTCGCAAGCTGATCGAAGGCGACGCGACCCATCGCTTCGTGCACAGCCATCTTGTTCATCGGCGCTGGTCTCCCGAGCAGATTGCGCACAGACTGCGGCTCATGCATCCCGATGACCCTGCTGCCCGCGTCAGCCACGAGACCATCTACGCCGCGATCTATGCCCAGCCGCGTGGCGGCCTGAAGGCGGCAATGATCGAGGCGCTGCGCCAGGCAAAACCTGTGCGCGGGCGGCGGCGCACGACGCTGGCGGGAAGCGCCATGGTCCCGGAAACATTGCGGATTATCAACCGACCTGAGGAAATCGAGGCGCGGCTGGTACCCGGCCACTGGGAAGGTGACTTGATCAAGGGCGCCTTCAATCGTTCCTCGGTGGGCACTTTGGTTGAGCGCAAGACCCGCTTCGTCGTTCTATGCAAAATGAATGGAAATGGGGCCGAGGCGGTTCTCGACAGCTTCACCCGGCAGATGAAGCGGCTGCCAGCAGCGCTTCGCAAAAGCATGACTTATGATCGTGGGTCGGAAATGGCCTGCCACCCGGAACTTGCCCGCCGACTGAAGATCGATATCTGGTTCTGCGATCCGCATGCCCCCTGGCAGCGCGGCAGCAACGAGAACACCAACGGCCTCTTGCGCCAGTTCATGCCCAAAGGCACCGATCTCAGCGATGCCAGCCAAACCTGGCTCAACGACGTCGCAGCCCTGATGAACAACCGCCCCAGAAAAACCCTCGGTTGGAAAACACCCGCCGAAGCCATGGCCGAAGAAATGGCCGCCTTCAATGAAGCCGTTGCACTTGCAATTTGA
- a CDS encoding 3-oxoacyl-ACP reductase, with protein MTRAIPDLTVLVTGAGRGLGAAIARAFHREGARVAINYRNSQAAAEALAADLGPRAAAFCADVTDPVQVAAMVGQITDRLGAPDVLVHNALADFAFNGDARTHLDRLCWAEIARQTETSVGGALNCIAAMQGHCAAQGFGRIITIGTNLMQNPVVPYHDYTAAKGALLAFTRTAAKELGPMGITVNMVSGGLLRTTDASAATPDAVFDIIAAQTPLGRVTTLDDMADAVMFFASPWARAVTGQNLIVDGGLVFG; from the coding sequence ATGACGCGTGCCATCCCTGATCTGACCGTTCTTGTCACCGGCGCTGGCCGGGGCCTTGGCGCCGCCATCGCCCGCGCCTTTCACCGAGAGGGCGCACGGGTCGCCATCAACTACCGCAACAGCCAGGCAGCGGCGGAAGCACTGGCCGCCGACCTTGGCCCGCGTGCCGCCGCGTTCTGTGCAGATGTGACCGACCCTGTGCAGGTTGCTGCGATGGTGGGTCAGATCACCGACCGCCTTGGCGCCCCGGACGTGCTGGTCCACAACGCGCTGGCGGATTTCGCCTTCAACGGCGATGCGCGCACCCATCTGGACAGGTTGTGTTGGGCGGAGATCGCGCGGCAGACGGAAACATCGGTGGGGGGCGCGCTGAACTGCATAGCAGCGATGCAGGGCCACTGCGCGGCACAAGGGTTTGGCCGGATCATCACGATCGGCACCAACCTGATGCAAAACCCCGTCGTGCCCTATCACGATTATACCGCCGCCAAGGGGGCGCTGCTGGCCTTTACCCGCACGGCCGCCAAAGAACTGGGGCCGATGGGCATCACGGTGAACATGGTGTCGGGCGGGCTGTTGCGGACCACCGATGCCAGTGCCGCCACACCCGATGCGGTGTTCGACATCATTGCCGCGCAAACCCCCTTGGGGCGGGTGACCACGCTTGACGACATGGCCGATGCGGTGATGTTCTTTGCATCGCCCTGGGCACGAGCTGTGACCGGGCAGAACCTGATCGTCGATGGTGGGCTGGTGTTCGGATAA
- the thiD gene encoding bifunctional hydroxymethylpyrimidine kinase/phosphomethylpyrimidine kinase: MIPNILSIAGSDPSGGAGIQADIKAISANGGYAMAVITALTAQNTQGVTAVQMVAPDFVAAQIAAIRADIRVDAVKIGMLGDTGIIGAVVAGLSGLTAPVVLDPVMVAKGGDRLLLAEAVFALRAALPMAAIITPNLPEAADLLGIPEATTRDEMERQAHALLALGAKAVLLKGGHLLGDDCPDLLADAAGQTWLTGSRVATRKTHGTGCTLSSALATYLGIGVPLPEAAARAKVYVARAIATADALTVGTGHGPTHHFHDLFKGPNP, encoded by the coding sequence ATGATCCCCAACATCCTGTCGATTGCAGGCTCTGACCCTTCGGGCGGCGCGGGGATACAGGCCGATATCAAGGCGATTTCTGCCAATGGTGGCTATGCCATGGCCGTGATCACCGCCCTGACAGCGCAGAACACCCAAGGCGTGACAGCCGTGCAAATGGTCGCGCCAGATTTCGTGGCAGCACAGATTGCCGCGATCCGCGCCGACATCCGTGTGGACGCGGTCAAGATCGGGATGCTGGGCGATACAGGGATCATCGGCGCGGTCGTTGCTGGATTGTCCGGGCTTACCGCACCTGTCGTGCTCGATCCGGTGATGGTTGCCAAAGGCGGGGACCGGCTGTTGCTGGCCGAGGCGGTTTTCGCGTTGCGCGCGGCGCTGCCCATGGCAGCGATCATCACCCCCAACCTGCCCGAAGCCGCCGACCTGCTGGGCATTCCCGAGGCTACGACCCGCGATGAAATGGAACGCCAAGCGCATGCCCTTCTGGCGCTTGGTGCAAAGGCGGTGCTCCTGAAGGGTGGCCATCTGCTTGGCGACGATTGCCCCGATCTGCTGGCCGATGCTGCGGGCCAGACGTGGCTGACCGGGTCCCGCGTTGCGACCCGCAAGACCCACGGCACCGGCTGCACCCTGTCGTCTGCGCTGGCCACATATCTTGGCATCGGCGTGCCCCTGCCCGAGGCAGCAGCGCGCGCCAAGGTCTATGTCGCCCGCGCCATCGCAACCGCCGATGCGCTCACGGTGGGCACCGGTCACGGCCCGACCCACCACTTTCACGATCTATTCAAAGGACCAAATCCATGA
- the thiE gene encoding thiamine phosphate synthase, with product MKGPIYVITDPCAALSVAEQARAAARGGAAWVQLRDKTSSDDDLAALVRLLLPEMAALGARLIVNDRVEVALAISAHGLHIGQGDGDAAAIRQRMPPDMILGLSIETVAQARLIPPGVDYIGAGPVRATPTKPDHATPIGFDGLAQIVAATSLPAYAIGGLKPGDAAAVRATGAIGMAVVSAVTRAADPEAATRALLTEWGTA from the coding sequence ATGAAAGGGCCAATTTACGTGATCACCGACCCCTGCGCAGCCCTGTCCGTGGCCGAACAGGCGCGCGCCGCGGCACGGGGTGGGGCGGCGTGGGTGCAACTGCGCGACAAGACCTCGTCAGACGACGATCTGGCCGCCCTCGTCCGGCTTCTTTTGCCGGAAATGGCGGCCCTTGGTGCGCGGCTGATCGTGAACGACAGGGTCGAGGTTGCGCTGGCCATAAGTGCCCATGGGTTGCACATTGGTCAGGGCGATGGCGATGCAGCAGCAATTCGCCAGCGGATGCCCCCCGACATGATCCTTGGCCTGTCCATCGAGACGGTCGCGCAGGCCCGCCTGATCCCGCCGGGTGTTGATTACATCGGCGCAGGGCCGGTGCGCGCCACACCGACCAAGCCCGATCACGCCACCCCCATCGGCTTTGACGGTCTGGCGCAGATCGTTGCGGCGACCTCCCTGCCTGCTTATGCCATCGGTGGCCTGAAGCCTGGTGATGCGGCCGCTGTGCGAGCCACCGGGGCAATCGGCATGGCGGTGGTCAGCGCCGTGACCCGTGCTGCAGACCCTGAGGCTGCAACCCGGGCTCTGCTGACAGAATGGGGGACGGCATGA
- the thiM gene encoding hydroxyethylthiazole kinase: MDDTGSNLAQMRATAPLVHQITNYVAMNIAANVALAAGASPAMVHAREEVVEFARLAQALSVNIGTLDAAWAEAMEMAAEAMGAAGRPWVLDPVGVGATQFRRDVCARLIALRPTVIRGNASEILALAGLGGAGRGADSADPVAAAEAGARYLAARCGAVVAVSGPVDYITDGVQAFRVANGDALMPRVTALGCSLNGVIAAFLVGQPALPATVAALAYFGLAGERAAAIAHGPGSFQVAFLDALYTLSPQEVTAGSRVSRA, translated from the coding sequence ATGGACGATACTGGAAGCAATCTTGCACAGATGCGGGCGACTGCGCCTCTTGTGCATCAGATCACCAACTATGTGGCCATGAACATCGCCGCCAACGTAGCTCTGGCTGCGGGGGCATCGCCTGCCATGGTGCATGCCCGCGAAGAGGTGGTGGAGTTTGCGCGCCTCGCTCAGGCGCTGAGCGTGAACATCGGCACGCTGGACGCGGCTTGGGCCGAGGCGATGGAGATGGCTGCGGAGGCGATGGGTGCGGCGGGCAGGCCCTGGGTGCTGGACCCGGTCGGCGTCGGGGCCACGCAGTTTCGTCGCGATGTCTGCGCGCGGCTGATCGCGCTGCGGCCAACGGTCATTCGCGGCAACGCGTCCGAGATTCTGGCGCTGGCGGGGTTGGGCGGCGCAGGGCGTGGGGCGGACAGTGCCGACCCGGTGGCCGCCGCCGAGGCTGGCGCGCGCTACCTTGCGGCACGCTGTGGTGCGGTGGTCGCGGTGTCTGGCCCGGTGGACTATATCACCGATGGGGTTCAGGCGTTTCGCGTGGCCAATGGTGATGCGCTGATGCCGCGCGTGACGGCCTTGGGTTGTTCGCTGAACGGGGTGATCGCTGCGTTTCTGGTCGGTCAACCCGCCCTGCCCGCGACTGTGGCAGCCTTGGCCTATTTCGGGCTGGCGGGCGAGCGTGCGGCGGCCATTGCGCATGGTCCCGGCAGTTTTCAGGTGGCGTTTCTGGACGCGCTTTACACCCTGTCACCGCAGGAGGTGACCGCAGGCTCACGGGTCAGCCGCGCATGA